One Saprospiraceae bacterium DNA window includes the following coding sequences:
- a CDS encoding TonB-dependent receptor, with amino-acid sequence MRLLFTFLFLKIALATAAQTRISGRITLDPTGEAAVGATVAVKGTTVGATTDLDGYYSLEMPPGYTVLVASYTGFLTQEMEVGGRSTLDIRLAESATQINEVVVTGYGSQKRSSISGAVSSISAAEIAERPILRVEQALQGRTAGVQVAQNSGSPGSPLTVRVRGVGTINNADPLYIVDGIPVDGLDFLNPNDIETINVLKDAASAAIYGSRGANGVVLITTKGGRRNQDGKISYEAYYGIQRAARFVELLNAREYATLQNEAYIAAGRTPLPEFAHPEFLGEGTDWQEAIFQNAPIASHQITFSGGGERSAYTISGNYFSQDGIVGGPKANFQRATVRFNGTHDLKKWLTIGNNLGFTWLERNGLIENSQFNSPVIRALNMDPITPVRKADGTFAYSNYTSTDIANPVNAIEQTHNTWRSNRFVGSVFGELKLAKGLTFRSTFSLDATFALQRIFFPKYDLSNVPSLSEAPVAEKSLVNSVNIGNNNWRNWQAENVLTYQKNIGDKHDLTLIAGTTALHNRYDANGGANTNLPSNDPKDAYISNTIDPITSQSAYQWATESSLLSWFAKANYELSKTYLFSATFRADGSSRFGRNNRFGYFPSFSAGWIASHEEFWNIGWVNFFKVRASWGQNGNDRIGDYSFTTVINNGQNYTFGPNEIITNGAVALTSANPDLKWETSTQTNIGLDAELLDGRVQFTTDVYVKKTSDMLYAAPIPLVAGTAPPIQNVATAENRGLEMSLNYRNFDRPLKYSFGGNIAFVQSEVTGLGRGGEPVLSGYVQFANANASKTDVGHPLASFFGYVTDGIFQNQQEIEAAAFQSNETVPGDIRFKDLDGNGVIDENDRTYIGNPMPRFAYGLTADFEWRGFEINLFFQGTQGNDIFVNTTRFDFSYVNRPASALNRWTGEGTSNTEPRVSLNDPNQNARVSDRFVEDGSYLRLKTLQIGYNLPKNWLKKARLEKMKIYFTGQNLLTFTKYSGLDPEIGAVGGSLELGIDRGFYPQARTVLGGVSLTF; translated from the coding sequence ATGCGTCTTTTATTTACATTCCTATTTTTGAAAATCGCGCTTGCCACAGCCGCGCAAACCCGCATCAGCGGGCGCATCACGCTCGACCCGACCGGTGAGGCGGCAGTAGGCGCAACGGTGGCGGTAAAAGGCACTACCGTGGGCGCGACGACCGACTTGGACGGCTATTATTCCCTCGAAATGCCCCCCGGATACACCGTTTTGGTGGCATCCTACACAGGTTTTTTGACCCAAGAAATGGAGGTGGGGGGGCGCAGCACCCTCGACATCCGACTGGCGGAAAGCGCCACGCAAATCAACGAGGTCGTCGTCACGGGCTACGGCTCGCAAAAGCGGTCGAGCATCAGCGGCGCGGTTTCCTCCATTTCAGCAGCGGAAATCGCCGAACGACCCATCTTGCGCGTCGAACAAGCCCTGCAAGGCCGCACGGCAGGCGTGCAAGTGGCTCAAAATTCCGGCTCGCCGGGCAGCCCGCTCACGGTGCGCGTGCGCGGCGTGGGCACCATCAACAACGCTGACCCCCTCTACATCGTGGACGGCATCCCGGTGGATGGGCTGGACTTTCTCAACCCGAACGACATCGAGACCATCAACGTGCTCAAAGACGCAGCCTCGGCAGCCATCTACGGCTCGCGCGGCGCAAACGGCGTGGTGCTCATCACCACCAAAGGTGGCCGACGCAACCAAGACGGGAAAATCAGTTACGAAGCCTACTACGGCATCCAGCGGGCGGCGCGATTCGTGGAGTTGCTCAATGCACGAGAGTATGCCACCCTACAAAACGAGGCGTATATCGCCGCCGGGCGTACGCCGTTGCCCGAATTTGCCCATCCCGAATTTTTGGGCGAAGGCACCGATTGGCAAGAAGCCATTTTCCAAAATGCCCCCATTGCCAGCCACCAAATCACTTTTTCGGGCGGCGGCGAGCGCTCGGCTTACACGATTTCGGGCAATTATTTTTCCCAAGACGGCATCGTGGGCGGGCCCAAGGCCAACTTTCAACGCGCCACCGTTCGGTTCAACGGCACGCACGATTTGAAAAAATGGCTGACCATCGGCAACAACCTCGGCTTCACTTGGCTCGAGCGCAACGGCTTAATCGAAAACAGCCAGTTCAACTCGCCCGTCATTCGCGCCCTCAACATGGACCCCATCACGCCCGTGCGAAAGGCAGACGGCACTTTTGCCTACTCCAATTACACCAGCACCGACATCGCCAACCCAGTGAACGCCATCGAGCAAACACACAACACTTGGCGCAGCAACCGCTTTGTCGGCAGCGTTTTTGGCGAGCTGAAATTGGCCAAGGGGCTGACGTTCCGCTCGACATTCAGCCTCGACGCGACGTTTGCGTTGCAGCGGATTTTTTTCCCAAAATATGATTTGAGCAACGTGCCAAGCCTCAGCGAAGCCCCCGTGGCGGAAAAATCGCTCGTCAACTCGGTCAATATCGGCAACAACAACTGGCGCAACTGGCAGGCCGAAAACGTGCTGACTTACCAAAAAAACATCGGCGACAAACACGACCTGACCCTCATAGCAGGTACCACCGCGCTCCACAATCGCTACGACGCAAACGGAGGCGCCAACACCAACCTGCCCTCCAACGACCCCAAAGATGCCTACATCTCGAACACCATTGACCCCATCACCTCGCAAAGCGCCTATCAGTGGGCCACCGAATCGTCGTTGTTGTCGTGGTTCGCAAAGGCAAACTACGAGTTGAGCAAGACCTATCTGTTCTCCGCCACTTTCCGCGCCGACGGCTCCTCGCGTTTTGGACGAAACAACCGATTCGGTTATTTCCCCTCCTTCTCTGCGGGCTGGATTGCCAGCCACGAGGAGTTTTGGAACATCGGATGGGTCAATTTTTTCAAAGTCCGGGCAAGCTGGGGGCAAAACGGCAACGACCGCATCGGCGACTACTCATTCACCACCGTCATCAACAACGGGCAGAACTACACCTTCGGCCCCAACGAAATCATCACCAACGGCGCCGTCGCCCTCACCTCTGCCAACCCCGACCTGAAATGGGAAACCAGCACGCAGACGAATATCGGCTTGGATGCCGAGCTGCTCGACGGGCGCGTGCAGTTCACGACCGATGTGTATGTGAAAAAGACTTCCGATATGCTCTATGCCGCGCCGATTCCGCTCGTGGCAGGCACCGCGCCGCCCATCCAGAACGTGGCTACGGCAGAAAACAGAGGCCTGGAGATGTCGCTGAACTATCGAAATTTTGACCGCCCGTTGAAGTATTCGTTCGGCGGCAACATCGCCTTCGTGCAAAGCGAGGTCACCGGGCTGGGGCGCGGCGGCGAGCCAGTCCTTTCGGGCTACGTCCAATTCGCCAACGCCAACGCCTCAAAAACCGACGTGGGACACCCGCTCGCCTCCTTTTTTGGCTACGTCACCGACGGCATTTTTCAAAACCAACAGGAAATAGAAGCCGCTGCTTTCCAGAGCAACGAGACCGTACCCGGCGACATTCGCTTCAAGGATTTGGACGGCAATGGCGTGATTGATGAAAACGACCGCACCTACATCGGCAATCCCATGCCGCGTTTTGCGTACGGCCTCACCGCTGACTTCGAGTGGCGCGGATTTGAAATCAACCTGTTTTTTCAAGGCACACAAGGCAACGACATTTTTGTGAACACCACCCGCTTCGATTTCAGTTATGTCAATCGCCCTGCATCCGCGCTCAACCGCTGGACGGGCGAGGGCACCTCGAACACAGAGCCGCGTGTCAGCCTGAACGACCCCAACCAAAACGCCCGCGTGAGCGACCGATTCGTCGAGGATGGTTCGTATCTCCGCTTGAAAACGCTTCAAATAGGCTACAACCTGCCCAAAAACTGGCTGAAAAAGGCGCGTTTGGAAAAAATGAAAATTTACTTCACTGGCCAAAACCTCCTGACTTTCACGAAGTACTCCGGCCTTGACCCCGAAATAGGAGCCGTCGGCGGAAGCTTGGAACTCGGCATTGACCGGGGCTTTTACCCCCAAGCCCGGACGGTTTTGGGAGGCGTGAGTTTGACTTTTTAG
- a CDS encoding T9SS type A sorting domain-containing protein, with the protein MKKLLLLFQCLVLAVVVSRAQTTILDFEAAATSTVFQYFGSTLDGTFNEVIANPNPTGSNTSSMVGRYVKPAVAEVWAGCFSNPDPTVAVDLAANGRIAVKVHRDRIGNLTLKLENSTNGGANWVTTVQNTKINEWEELVFDASQPSIEPPFASASGFVYTRVVLFFDFGASGTGSDVVSYFDDIVALPNATVTTTILDFETPATGTTFQYFGSTLDGTLTETIANPNPTGLNTSANVLKYVKPAVAEVWAGAFSNPDPTTPVDVSGGAKVCIKVHLDHIGNLALKLEGSTSGKPNWITQVPNTKVNEWEELCFDASVPSIEPPFEAASGIYTRVVLFFDFGTPGTGTDVVSYLDDVVVKSGGAPQVRTVNFKVDMNSYTANFDQVYISGNFNNWSGDANPLSDPDLDGIWEGSISVPNGLYEYKVTLDNWAVQEQFGGFEECTKTDPSGQFVNRFLPVSADTDVPRFCFNSCYACGEEVKITFKLGMNGIAPNPDGVWLAGGGNFDVPGGKYKMSDTDGDGIFEIVVPRKQGFSSYYTFANGPCPDYSCKENLEGLPCGNPANFNDRFLPATNSNVTVATCFGACFTNAECISSVKNLVQDAQIFTLLGNPSNAGTTVLQFGNSIFEDKSIMLTNTIGQVLGQWHLSGGVPQFELHTSDFQPGIYFVTVRAGERFFTRKLAR; encoded by the coding sequence ATGAAGAAGTTGCTACTCCTTTTCCAATGCTTGGTGCTTGCCGTAGTCGTTTCGCGGGCGCAGACCACCATTCTGGACTTTGAAGCTGCTGCCACGAGCACGGTTTTCCAATATTTTGGCTCCACGCTCGATGGCACGTTCAACGAAGTGATTGCCAACCCCAACCCAACAGGGAGCAACACCAGCAGCATGGTGGGGCGATACGTCAAACCAGCCGTTGCAGAAGTATGGGCAGGGTGTTTCTCCAACCCCGACCCAACGGTGGCAGTGGACTTGGCCGCCAACGGTAGAATCGCGGTGAAAGTCCATCGAGACCGCATCGGCAACCTCACACTGAAGCTGGAAAACTCCACCAATGGCGGCGCGAATTGGGTGACCACCGTGCAGAACACCAAAATCAACGAGTGGGAAGAACTCGTTTTTGATGCCAGCCAACCTTCAATAGAGCCGCCTTTCGCCTCGGCAAGCGGGTTTGTTTACACCCGCGTGGTGCTGTTTTTCGACTTCGGCGCAAGCGGCACAGGCAGCGACGTGGTTTCTTATTTTGACGACATCGTCGCTTTGCCCAATGCCACCGTCACCACCACTATTTTAGATTTTGAGACCCCTGCGACGGGCACGACCTTTCAGTACTTTGGCTCCACACTCGACGGCACGCTTACCGAAACCATAGCCAATCCCAACCCGACAGGCCTCAACACTAGCGCGAACGTGCTCAAATACGTCAAGCCAGCAGTGGCCGAAGTGTGGGCTGGCGCATTCTCCAACCCCGACCCTACCACGCCTGTTGACGTTTCGGGAGGCGCAAAAGTCTGCATAAAGGTACATCTCGACCACATCGGCAACCTCGCGCTCAAACTCGAAGGCTCCACCTCCGGCAAGCCAAACTGGATTACCCAAGTCCCGAACACCAAGGTCAACGAATGGGAGGAACTCTGCTTCGATGCCAGCGTGCCTTCCATAGAGCCACCGTTCGAGGCCGCTTCGGGGATATACACCCGCGTCGTGCTGTTTTTCGACTTCGGCACCCCGGGCACGGGCACAGATGTCGTTTCGTACCTCGACGATGTGGTGGTCAAAAGTGGCGGCGCGCCGCAAGTCCGCACCGTCAATTTTAAAGTGGACATGAACAGCTACACGGCCAATTTTGACCAAGTGTACATCTCCGGCAATTTCAACAATTGGTCGGGCGATGCCAACCCGCTCTCCGACCCTGATTTGGACGGCATCTGGGAGGGCAGCATCTCCGTGCCGAATGGCCTATACGAGTACAAGGTGACGCTCGACAACTGGGCGGTGCAAGAGCAGTTCGGCGGCTTTGAAGAGTGCACCAAAACCGACCCCTCCGGTCAGTTTGTCAATCGCTTTTTGCCCGTAAGTGCCGACACGGACGTGCCGCGATTCTGTTTCAATTCCTGCTATGCCTGCGGCGAAGAGGTGAAAATCACGTTCAAACTCGGCATGAACGGCATCGCGCCCAACCCCGACGGGGTTTGGTTGGCCGGGGGCGGAAACTTCGACGTGCCGGGCGGCAAATACAAAATGAGCGACACCGACGGCGACGGCATCTTCGAAATCGTGGTGCCGCGCAAACAGGGATTCTCGTCCTATTACACCTTCGCCAACGGCCCCTGCCCAGACTACAGCTGCAAGGAAAATTTGGAGGGCTTGCCCTGCGGCAACCCCGCGAATTTCAACGACCGCTTCTTGCCAGCAACCAACTCCAACGTGACCGTAGCGACCTGTTTTGGGGCCTGTTTCACAAACGCGGAATGTATTTCTTCAGTGAAAAACTTGGTGCAGGATGCCCAGATTTTCACCCTCTTGGGCAATCCGTCCAACGCTGGCACAACGGTCCTGCAGTTTGGCAATTCCATCTTTGAAGACAAAAGCATCATGCTGACCAACACTATCGGGCAAGTCCTCGGTCAATGGCATTTGTCGGGTGGCGTGCCGCAATTCGAACTGCATACCAGTGATTTTCAACCCGGCATCTACTTCGTGACGGTTCGCGCTGGCGAGCGGTTTTTTACCCGCAAGTTGGCGAGATAA
- a CDS encoding ABC transporter ATP-binding protein: MQTKQPSVRNPYLAMLAIAWKYARNERRRYLLVYALFMLSNVAMAMYPVIWGLFINAAQQQGADVLKSAWIYGLAYLGIRFVDWSFHGPARLMERELAFNLSRNFLQELYHKALHLPVRWHQDNHSGATINRIRKAYEALRDFFQNGFEYLHTFFKFVFSFAAMIYFAPVFGLVAVAMGFVVVFIILKFDKPYIATQTEVNERENVVSSTLFDSLSNIITVITLRLEKRMESGLLRKVADILPPFKRNVAVNEWKWFVTDMLVGLIYAVILVGYVWQNWKPGEVFLLGGLVMLVGYVERFTSVFHNVAYLYTDVVKHHTDVKQAYAVLDAYDEHHLPESDHQLPENWQVIDIQNLNFTHRGYGEAVLPDPTRKFVGLKNIHLRLKRGQRIALVGESGSGKSTILALLRGLYPAEPGVRVTVDGHPQNGLDIITGDVTLFPQEPEIFENTIEYNITLGLPFEPAELDAICRTVHFSEVIEQLPKGLQSSIMEKGVNLSGGQKQRLALARGVFAAKDSDLILLDEPTSSVDPKTEMRIYARMFESFADKVVVSALHRLHLLPKFDYIYVLDQGKVADEGTLEALLERSATFRELWRHQEEMGPLAG, from the coding sequence ATGCAAACAAAACAACCCTCCGTGCGCAATCCTTACCTCGCCATGCTCGCCATCGCGTGGAAATATGCTCGCAACGAGCGACGGCGCTACCTGCTGGTGTACGCGCTCTTTATGCTCAGCAACGTGGCGATGGCGATGTATCCGGTCATCTGGGGTTTGTTCATCAACGCCGCGCAGCAGCAAGGTGCCGATGTGCTGAAAAGCGCGTGGATATACGGCCTCGCATATCTCGGTATCCGTTTCGTTGACTGGAGTTTTCACGGCCCGGCGCGGCTCATGGAGCGCGAGTTGGCTTTCAATCTGAGCCGCAATTTTTTGCAGGAACTCTACCACAAAGCACTGCATCTGCCCGTGCGCTGGCATCAGGACAACCACTCCGGGGCCACCATCAACCGCATCCGAAAAGCCTACGAGGCGCTGCGCGATTTTTTCCAAAACGGCTTCGAGTATCTCCACACCTTTTTCAAATTCGTGTTCTCATTCGCAGCCATGATTTATTTCGCCCCCGTTTTCGGCCTCGTGGCAGTGGCTATGGGGTTCGTGGTCGTGTTTATTATTCTGAAATTTGACAAACCCTATATCGCCACCCAAACCGAAGTGAACGAACGCGAAAACGTCGTGTCCTCCACACTTTTTGACAGCCTCTCGAACATCATCACCGTCATCACGCTACGTCTGGAAAAACGCATGGAAAGTGGCCTGCTTCGCAAAGTCGCTGACATCCTGCCGCCGTTCAAGCGCAACGTGGCCGTGAACGAGTGGAAATGGTTCGTCACCGATATGCTCGTCGGCCTCATCTATGCCGTCATTTTGGTCGGTTATGTCTGGCAAAACTGGAAACCCGGCGAGGTGTTCCTGCTTGGCGGACTCGTGATGCTGGTCGGCTACGTCGAGCGTTTCACGAGCGTTTTTCACAATGTCGCATATCTCTACACCGATGTCGTGAAACATCACACCGACGTGAAACAAGCCTACGCCGTGCTCGACGCTTACGACGAACATCACCTGCCGGAGAGCGACCACCAGTTGCCCGAAAACTGGCAAGTCATTGACATTCAAAACTTAAATTTTACGCACCGCGGCTACGGCGAAGCGGTTTTGCCCGACCCTACCCGAAAATTTGTTGGTCTGAAAAACATCCATCTACGGCTCAAACGCGGCCAACGCATCGCACTCGTGGGCGAAAGCGGCAGCGGCAAAAGCACTATCCTCGCCCTGTTGCGTGGCCTCTATCCCGCAGAACCGGGCGTGCGGGTCACGGTGGACGGCCATCCGCAAAATGGCCTCGATATCATCACTGGCGATGTGACTTTATTCCCGCAGGAGCCGGAGATTTTTGAAAACACCATCGAGTACAACATCACGCTCGGCCTGCCTTTCGAGCCAGCGGAATTGGACGCGATTTGCAGGACCGTTCATTTTTCGGAAGTCATCGAACAACTGCCCAAGGGCCTGCAAAGCAGCATCATGGAAAAAGGCGTGAACCTTTCCGGTGGACAAAAACAACGGCTGGCACTGGCACGGGGCGTGTTCGCGGCCAAAGACAGCGACCTCATTCTGCTCGACGAACCCACCAGCAGCGTGGACCCGAAAACCGAAATGCGCATATACGCTCGGATGTTCGAATCTTTTGCCGACAAGGTGGTGGTGTCGGCCTTGCACCGGCTGCATTTGTTGCCGAAGTTCGACTATATCTACGTCCTCGACCAAGGCAAGGTGGCCGACGAAGGCACGTTGGAAGCGTTGTTGGAACGGAGCGCGACTTTTAGGGAGTTGTGGCGGCATCAAGAAGAAATGGGGCCTTTGGCGGGGTAG
- a CDS encoding DUF423 domain-containing protein has translation MTQTTRTLRLAVIFGLTAVAIGAFGAHGLKSAFEARQLDTRYLLGIYEKGVQYQFYHTLALGLVALLLHHRPDSKWLVRASALFVAGILLFSGSLYLLACRDLLPFPVGWAGPVTPVGGLCFIAGWAALLWATFEKP, from the coding sequence ATGACACAAACAACAAGAACACTGCGGCTGGCCGTCATCTTTGGGCTGACCGCCGTCGCCATCGGAGCCTTTGGCGCGCACGGCCTGAAAAGCGCCTTCGAAGCACGACAACTCGACACGCGCTATCTGCTCGGCATCTACGAAAAAGGAGTGCAGTACCAGTTCTACCACACGCTGGCACTTGGCTTGGTGGCTTTGCTGCTGCATCATCGCCCCGACAGCAAATGGCTGGTTCGCGCAAGCGCCTTGTTTGTGGCGGGCATCCTGCTCTTTTCGGGTTCGCTCTATCTGTTGGCATGTCGCGATTTGTTGCCTTTCCCGGTTGGCTGGGCGGGGCCAGTGACACCTGTGGGCGGGCTGTGCTTCATCGCGGGTTGGGCGGCCCTGCTGTGGGCCACTTTTGAGAAGCCATAA
- a CDS encoding insulinase family protein, whose translation MHDYAPIAPAPARPQFFVVPDDPIQVQMHTLSNGLRLFFTVNKNEPRVYTEIAVRAGSKHDPPETTGLAHYFEHMMFKGTDRLGSLDWPKEKALLARIEQKFEEHRKEQAPEKKKALYAEIDQLSFEAAKYAAANEYDKLVSAIGAKGTNAYTWVEQTVYVNDIPSNELERWFELESERFRRPVLRLFHTELETVFEEYNISQDKDFRKTLKAMQAALTPSHPYGTQTTLGRGEDLKNPSQTNIYRFFDQYYVPNNMAIVLAGDFDPAQALALADRYFGHYKAKPIPTFSFEKQPALRARVRRDVYGNEAEWLEMGWRFEGAASEEAMMLPLISNMLHNYQAGLFDMHLVQKQQLLEAFAYPRVYEDYSSLLLYGKPREGQSLEKVEALFWEQIERLREGHFEDWLPQAAVNDLKLSEIKEFEKNQGRAGALVTAFVLGLDWSDMVQRWKKLEKVTKADVVAFAQKHLRPDNYVVVFKHHGEDNSVMKVEKPPITPIEVNRTDVSEFGQAFLAQEAAEIAPQFVDFKKTIRQATIMPHLKLRAVQQHDNKLFRLYHTFDMGRLSDRRLGLLASYLPFLGTTRYSATEMQQAFYRLGVNFSASCQDDHFHFTLTGLEESFEEAVALMEHLLEDAQPNAEALQNLVADTLLRRENNKKDKRTVLTKAMANYAKYGALSPFTDKLTKEQLLAVRPEELTSLLRHLLAYKHEVFYYGAKSPRAVANVLKRHKPASLVPPAAPLPAKKYPELLTRKDKVFFVHFPTVQVELMLLSKGTPKFDLQEFVFSEWYNQYFGYGLSSIVFQEIRESKALAYSAYAFAANPAKKQRAHWLQAYVGTQPDKLREAVEAFQTILETMPVSLPQIENARQSVLKQIAATRITKTDLYWTWRANRDKGFPNRDLRADIYHKLEHADAADLIHYQQRHVKGRRYTWLVLGDRERIDFQYLRKIGPVQELTMEEVFGY comes from the coding sequence ATGCACGACTACGCTCCAATTGCTCCCGCGCCTGCCCGCCCCCAGTTTTTCGTGGTGCCAGACGACCCCATTCAGGTGCAAATGCACACTTTGTCGAATGGCCTCCGCTTGTTTTTTACCGTCAACAAAAACGAGCCGCGTGTTTACACCGAAATAGCGGTGCGGGCAGGCAGCAAGCACGACCCGCCAGAGACAACCGGGCTGGCCCACTACTTCGAACACATGATGTTCAAGGGCACCGATAGGCTCGGCAGCCTCGATTGGCCCAAAGAAAAGGCCCTGCTCGCTCGCATCGAGCAAAAATTTGAGGAACACCGCAAGGAACAAGCACCCGAGAAAAAGAAAGCTTTGTATGCGGAAATCGACCAGCTTTCGTTCGAGGCGGCCAAATATGCCGCCGCCAACGAGTACGACAAACTGGTGAGCGCCATCGGCGCGAAGGGCACGAACGCCTACACTTGGGTGGAGCAGACGGTGTATGTGAACGATATTCCCTCCAATGAGCTGGAGCGGTGGTTCGAGCTGGAGAGCGAGCGATTCCGTCGCCCAGTGTTGCGCTTGTTTCACACCGAACTGGAAACGGTGTTTGAGGAATACAACATCAGTCAGGACAAGGATTTTCGCAAGACGCTGAAAGCGATGCAGGCGGCGCTCACTCCCTCGCATCCCTACGGCACCCAAACCACGCTGGGGCGCGGCGAAGACCTGAAAAACCCATCGCAGACCAACATTTACCGCTTTTTCGACCAGTATTATGTGCCCAACAACATGGCGATTGTGTTGGCGGGCGATTTTGACCCAGCGCAAGCCCTGGCTTTGGCCGACCGCTATTTCGGTCACTACAAAGCAAAACCCATCCCGACGTTTTCTTTTGAAAAACAGCCCGCGCTCCGCGCCCGTGTCCGCCGCGACGTGTATGGCAACGAGGCCGAGTGGCTGGAAATGGGATGGCGTTTTGAGGGAGCCGCCTCAGAAGAAGCCATGATGTTGCCCCTCATCAGCAATATGCTGCACAATTATCAGGCGGGCCTTTTCGATATGCACCTCGTTCAGAAGCAGCAACTGCTCGAAGCATTTGCCTACCCGCGTGTCTATGAGGACTATTCGAGCCTTCTGCTCTATGGGAAGCCCCGCGAAGGCCAATCGCTTGAAAAGGTGGAGGCGCTTTTTTGGGAACAAATAGAGCGCCTGCGCGAAGGGCACTTCGAGGATTGGTTGCCACAGGCAGCGGTGAACGACTTGAAATTGTCGGAAATCAAGGAGTTTGAAAAAAATCAAGGCCGTGCGGGCGCGCTCGTGACGGCTTTCGTGCTCGGCCTCGATTGGAGCGACATGGTGCAACGGTGGAAAAAACTGGAAAAGGTGACAAAAGCCGATGTGGTGGCGTTTGCTCAAAAACACCTGCGACCCGACAATTATGTGGTCGTCTTCAAGCATCATGGCGAAGACAACTCGGTGATGAAAGTGGAAAAGCCGCCGATTACCCCGATAGAGGTGAACCGCACGGATGTTTCGGAATTTGGTCAGGCATTTTTGGCACAGGAAGCCGCCGAAATCGCGCCGCAGTTTGTGGATTTCAAAAAAACGATTCGGCAGGCTACCATCATGCCGCACCTGAAACTTCGCGCCGTGCAGCAGCACGACAACAAGCTTTTTCGCCTCTACCACACTTTCGACATGGGGCGCTTGAGCGACCGGCGTCTGGGTTTGTTGGCTTCTTACCTGCCCTTCCTCGGCACCACCCGATATTCGGCGACGGAGATGCAGCAGGCCTTTTATCGCCTCGGGGTCAATTTCTCGGCCAGCTGTCAGGACGACCATTTCCACTTCACGCTCACGGGGCTGGAAGAGTCGTTCGAGGAAGCTGTGGCACTCATGGAGCACCTGTTGGAAGATGCGCAGCCCAACGCGGAGGCTTTGCAAAATCTTGTGGCCGACACCCTGTTGCGTCGGGAAAACAACAAAAAAGACAAGCGCACCGTGCTGACAAAAGCCATGGCCAATTATGCCAAATACGGCGCATTGTCGCCATTTACCGACAAATTGACGAAGGAACAGCTGCTGGCGGTGAGACCGGAAGAATTGACGAGCCTGTTGCGCCATTTGCTCGCATACAAACACGAGGTGTTTTACTATGGTGCCAAAAGCCCGCGTGCGGTGGCAAACGTGTTGAAGCGTCACAAGCCTGCATCGCTGGTGCCGCCGGCTGCCCCGCTCCCCGCCAAAAAATATCCTGAGTTGCTGACTCGAAAGGACAAGGTGTTTTTCGTGCACTTCCCCACCGTACAGGTAGAACTGATGTTGCTCTCGAAAGGAACGCCCAAGTTCGATTTGCAGGAGTTTGTTTTTTCGGAATGGTACAATCAGTATTTCGGATACGGGTTGTCGTCCATTGTGTTTCAGGAAATCCGCGAATCGAAGGCGCTGGCCTATTCCGCCTATGCCTTTGCGGCCAACCCGGCCAAAAAACAACGGGCGCACTGGCTGCAGGCTTACGTCGGCACACAGCCCGACAAGTTGCGCGAGGCGGTGGAGGCCTTCCAAACGATTTTGGAAACAATGCCCGTCTCGCTCCCACAAATAGAAAACGCTCGCCAAAGCGTGCTCAAACAAATAGCAGCCACTCGCATCACGAAAACCGATTTGTATTGGACTTGGCGGGCCAATCGCGACAAAGGGTTCCCCAACCGCGACCTCCGCGCAGACATCTATCACAAATTGGAACACGCTGATGCCGCCGACCTGATTCACTACCAACAGCGCCACGTCAAAGGCCGCCGCTACACTTGGCTGGTGTTGGGCGACCGCGAGCGTATTGACTTCCAATACCTTCGGAAAATAGGGCCAGTACAAGAGCTGACCATGGAAGAGGTATTTGGGTACTAA